One segment of Primulina tabacum isolate GXHZ01 chromosome 14, ASM2559414v2, whole genome shotgun sequence DNA contains the following:
- the LOC142523889 gene encoding uncharacterized protein LOC142523889 — protein sequence MSRSDVIEKFNEMLQDIMDSNLLFGGKIVVFGGDFRQTLPVILKSTKENIIDSLIVMSPLWPHLNKKKLQKSMRALSDSIFSSWLLKIGDGVEITNENNEIQIPSHINIPFADDTTSLNKLIDMVFPNINDSDLDFSSFVKCAILTTRKEFVHEINDVLINKFPGEETTYYSCDETQVIVYT from the coding sequence ATGTCTAGGAGTGATGTCATTGAAAAGTTCAATGAAATGTTACAAGATATAATGGATTCAAATTTACTTTTTGGCGGTAAAATTGTTGTATTTGGTGGAGACTTCCGCCAAACATTACCAGTCATTTTAAAAAGTACGAAGGAAAATATCATTGATTCTTTGATTGTCATGTCACCTTTGTGGCCACATTTAAACAAGAAAAAACTCCAAAAAAGTATGCGTGCGCTATCTGATTCTATCTTCTCATCTTGGCTGTTGAAAATTGGCGATGGAGTTGAAATTACTAATGAAAACAATGAAATCCAAATCCCATCTCACATTAACATTCCATTTGCAGATGACACTACTTCCTTAAACAAGTTAATAGACATGGTCTTCCCAAACATAAATGATTCAGATCTAGATTTCTCTTCATTTGTAAAATGTGCCATACTGACAACAAGAAAAGAATTTGTCCACGAAATAAATGACGTTCTTATTAACAAATTCCCTGGCGAAGAAACAACGTACTATAGTTGCGATGAAACACAAGTGATTGTTTATACCTGA